The Streptomyces sp. NBC_00483 genome contains the following window.
GGACATACCGCCCCCAAGTGCCGCCGTACATGCCGACGGGGCGGCCGCTGAGGACTTGTCCTCGTACAACCGCCCCGCTCAAAGCGTTCCAGGAATGCCCCAGGGGTCAAACCCGTGAATCAGACTCCTGATGACACCTCGGTCTTGTCCGAACTCCCGGAGTCGCCCTCGGCCGCCGCGAGGCGCTTGTTGCGCCGCACGGAGGACAGGAACGACCAGGCGATCAGCACGACTCCGATGAAGCCCGTGATGAGCTCGCTGATCTGGTACTGGATGGTGACCAGAAGGATCACGGCGAGCGCGCCGATCGCGTAGTGCGCGCCGTGCTCCAGGTACACGTAGTCGTCCAGGGTGCCCTGGCGGACCAGGTAGACCGTGAGCGAACGGACGTACATGGCACCGATACCGAGGCCGAGGGCCATCATCACGATGTCGTTGGTGATGGCGAAGGCGCCGACCACGCCGTCGAAGGAGAAGGACGCGTCCAGGACCTCGAGGTAGAGGAACATGAAGAACGCGGCCTTGCCGGCCATCACGACCGCCGACTGCGGCTTGCCCTCGCGCTTGGCCTTCTCCTCGGCCTCGTGCTCACGCTCCTCCTCTTCCTCGAGACGGTGCTCGAAGAAGCCCGACAGACCGTTCACGACGAGGTACGTGATGAGGCCCGCGACACCCGCGAGCAGCACGGTGGCCTGCTTGTCCGCGTGGGCGCCGCCGTGCTGGTGCGCGTTGACCGCGACGGTCATGGAGGCGATGAGCAGCACGATCAGGGCGATGCAGACCGACAGCATGTCGACCTTGCCGAGCTTGGCGAGCGGGCGCTCCAGCCAGCCGAGCCACTTGATGTCGCGCTCCTCGAAGATGAAGTCGAGGAAGATCATGAACAGGAACATGCCACCGAAGGCGGCGATGGACGGGTGCGCGTCCGTGACCAACTGCTGATAGCGGTCGGGCTGGTTGAACGCGAGGTCGACCGCCTCGACCGGGCCCAGCTTGGCGCTGATGGCGACGATCACGACAGGGAAGACCAGCCGCATACCGAAGACGGCGATGAGCACGCCGATCGTGAGGAAGATCTTCTGCCAGAAGGCACTCATCTTCTTCAGGATTCCGGCGTTGACCACCGCGTTGTCGAAGGAGAGCGAGATCTCCAGGATCGCGAGGATCAGGACGACCCCGAAGGCCTCCCATCCGTCGTAGAACACCGCGGCAATCAAGCCGAGCACGGTGATCGCGAACGACCAGCCGAAGGTTTTCAGAACCACTGGCTACCCCATCATGTGTAC
Protein-coding sequences here:
- a CDS encoding DUF475 domain-containing protein, yielding MVLKTFGWSFAITVLGLIAAVFYDGWEAFGVVLILAILEISLSFDNAVVNAGILKKMSAFWQKIFLTIGVLIAVFGMRLVFPVVIVAISAKLGPVEAVDLAFNQPDRYQQLVTDAHPSIAAFGGMFLFMIFLDFIFEERDIKWLGWLERPLAKLGKVDMLSVCIALIVLLIASMTVAVNAHQHGGAHADKQATVLLAGVAGLITYLVVNGLSGFFEHRLEEEEEREHEAEEKAKREGKPQSAVVMAGKAAFFMFLYLEVLDASFSFDGVVGAFAITNDIVMMALGLGIGAMYVRSLTVYLVRQGTLDDYVYLEHGAHYAIGALAVILLVTIQYQISELITGFIGVVLIAWSFLSSVRRNKRLAAAEGDSGSSDKTEVSSGV